DNA sequence from the Pelecanus crispus isolate bPelCri1 chromosome 4, bPelCri1.pri, whole genome shotgun sequence genome:
GCGGGGCCACCGAGTGCTCCGAGCTGGTCGGTTCAATTGCATCTGATTAAACCCCAAAACGTACGATCAAAGCCTGACCTTCCACCAAGGCTGAGTTTTATAAGGTCATTTCCCCCTTAATATTCGGAAAAAGGAATTCAAACCTTTGGAAACAATGATGAATCCGATATTCATTTTGGCAGTGGGTAGAGCAGGGGAAACGAAAGagttattaaaggaaaaaagtagctTGGCATGCATAATATTTCATATAATATCACATTACAGGTTAGCCTGCATAACTAGCCATACTCCCCAGTCTGTCGCcatctgattattttttctttacttccttTCTAATTGCCAGTGCGAACTATTAATCGATTACACAAACCGATCCCGTAGGAGACGGACAAGCCGAGGTACGTTTTCCTCAGCCTCCTCAGGAGACCCAAATAAGTGGCAAACCCATTGGTAAAACACAgtatgttgattttttttatatatatatttatccGTGTATTTTAGCCGATAGtttgtcagggaaaaaaaaaaaacaaaaaaaccaaacgaaAACAGAGAAACCAAATCCAAGCAGCTCGGACTTCAGCGGGGCGAATTAATTCCAACAATTTGCCTTCAAGTTGTTTCAAATCAAAAAGACAGCATCGAGAAGGACCAGGGGGCATCAGCACATGCTTGGGTATCGATCGTATGAAAATGAGAGTaacaagggggggggggggggggcgcgaaTCTGTGCGAATTAAGTGGCTAAAACAAAGGGccctggagaagctgctggaggcGGGGATCCGCGGCCCCCCCGGCTCTGCACGGGGAgcagccggggcagcggggAAAAGGGAAGGTTCCCGGCAGGAGCGCTGGCCCGGGGCAGCGGAGGACCCGGGGAAGGTCCCTtggccgcggcgggggccccGAGGCTTCGCGGTccgtggggcgggggcggcggggccggaagagccccgggccccggcggTTCCGTACATTCGTCTCACGCTCGgcagctcgggggggggggggggggtgtgtgtctggggggctgctgctccccggAAAACGCCGGTCTGGGTCAGCCCggggccgaggcggcggcgggggcttTCCCGCTGCCACGGGGCTGCATTTTCTTTGGATGCGCGGCGAGGGGAGCCCCGCCGGCCCGCTCCCGGCTCATGGCTGGGGCCCTCGCAGTCCTTTCGGTTCCCTCCGGCTACTGCGCGTCGCTCCGAGTTAACCCCGAAAGTAAGTTTATTGcacgtttaaaaaaaaaaaaaaaaaaaaaagagtcaaaaagcagaaaatcgAGAAACGTGTAAGTTGGAAATAAAAAGtccggggagggaggggggtggAGCTGGAAGCCGGGGAAGGGGCGAGGGGGCCGCGGTCCCGGCACAGGTGGGCGCTCAGACGAGTCCTGTCATCTGCGACCGCAGGAAcgggagggaggcggcggggaaggTGCCCAGGGGGTAGCTGACGCCGCTGGAGAAGCCTACCAAGGGGGGCGACATGTGGGGCAGCGTGAAGCCCAAGGCGCTCGCCGGCGAGTTCTCGTGGTACAAAATGGGGACCCGCACTATCCTTTGGGCCGCGTGGGAGAGGTTGGCCGCCTCCAGGTCGGCGGCCAGCTGCCGCTTCCACTTGTTGCGGCGGTTCTGGAACCAGATCTTCACCTGCGTCTCGGTGAGGTGCAGCGAGGCGGCCAGCCCGGCCCGCTCCGAGCTGCTCAGGTAGCGCTTCACGTCGAAGGTGGACTCCAGCTGGAAGACCTGGCTGCGGCTGAACACCGTGCGCGTCTTCTTCTTGCGGCCGGCGGCGCGCTGCTCCGGCTCTCCCGGCTCCTCGCcgcgctcctcctcctcctcccggccgccgggccccggccgcccgcccgccgggccccgctccgccgcccgcccgccgcccgcccgctccgccggcTCCTCGGGGGGCTCGGGCGAGTCCCGGTCGCTGGCTGCGGAGAGAGGCAGAGGGCTGGGAAGCGGGgccgctgcggggagcggcggggaggagggcatcgcccggccgcccgctgcggcaggggcagcgccggccgctCGCCCCGCTCGCCCCGCTCGCCCCGCTCGCCGGGGGAGGAAGCCAGGCGGCTGCGGGGAGAGCaaggccggggcggcggggccggccgagGGGCGAGGGGCCCGGGCACAGgctcctgccgctgccccggcgCCTGCGATCGGCTCCCAAATAGCGGGGAGCGCACACTCGCGCGCACGCATACTTACAGACAGACATTAGATTTCACGTATGTGCATACACGCTCATCTGTGTGCACATGCGCATGTGTGTACACATCTAAGTGTACCCACGTACCTTACGCACACCTGTATATGTATATAACATAAATATACTTTCAGATAGATGTTTAGTACACATACAAGTGTACgtgtgtatgtacacacacgTATATATGCATAGAAGCATACATGTTTTTTCATATGAGTGCACACATATGAATACGTGTTTACctatatttatacacacacgtatgtgtacatacatacatatgtacacaCCCGTACATGTATACGCACACACTTACACACATAGGTACACATATATACTTACAAGTACATACGTAAGTATATTGGTGTGTGTAAGGGGGTAAGTATAGTAGCGCGTGTCTGCATATAAAGGGAGgtaagaaggaaatattttcgCTTCACGTTATTCTGAACTCGATTAACCGAAAGGATCGGCTACCCTAATACCGggacattgcctcccagcataTCTCCGCGGAGCTTCCAACACCGTGCTTTCCATTTGCAATTTTaaacgggaaaaaaaaaatttcctactCTTTCtggaacagagggaaaaaagaaaagaaaaaaagcgaGAAAAACAAGGAGGTTGTTTTGGGAGTCGTTTTCTGTCTCTAGATGTATTtttgagagaaattaaaaatattaataaatccatcactgtaaaaacaaactCTTTGGATTATAAATCACGCCTCTTCCTTACTGAGCAATCGTGCGAACTCTACAGGCTCGTATAGAATCAAAGGGATGCGCCGAGggacaatattttttctatcaGGATAAAAATAACCACTGATCGCAGCCCATAAACTTTTTCAGATGTTAATTTCTGCCCCTGAACCCAGGCTTTTCCTCCGGCGCCCTTTGCAGCGGGATCCCCGCCTGCCAGGCCGCTGCGGAGCCGCGCTGCGGGGGGCTCtgcgggagggggcggccggggcgcaggggcccgggcccggctgCTCCCCCGGCTTCCCAAACTCTCCGCTGCGCTGCTAGGGACGGTGCTCCCAGCTTTCCGGCTTGCTGGGGAGTCAAAAAAAGCCAGACTTCCctcttaaaaacaacaaaaaaaaaaaaaagaaaaagaaaaaaagagagagagagaagaaagaaaaagggatggggggggggggggcagagaagggaaagaaaaaaaatccccgaGCAAGCAAACAACCCCTGTTTACGTTTtgggcggcggggcggaggcTCCAGGTGCCTGACACACCGTGGGCATTTCCGGAGATTTGCCCTAGGCGGCCGAAAACGGGGAGGCAGGGCGAGGGCTGCGGCGGGCACCCCGCGCATCCCCCCTCCGCGCCTGCCCCCGGGGGGAGCAGAggaccccccccaccgcccccccccagccccagccccagccgggcCCGGCGATTAGGGTAGGGAAAGGCGACTTACTGTCGGGGCTGGCGCAGCCCAGGAAGGCGGCGTGCGCTCGGCGGTACCAGCCGACGGCGGCGTCGCGGAGGGGGCAGCCCGGGGCGCCGAGGCGcagcggggagcgcggcccgcAGCGCGgacccccgcgcccgccgccgcccgccgccgcccgccgcgccccgccgcccgccgtgCCCTCGCTGCCCAGCAGGTCCTCGATGAAGAAGGACGAGACGCGGGCGGAGGTGGAGCCGGCGTTTTCCGTGGCTTCGTCCGGCATCGTCGGAGAgagctgcggggggggggaggggggggcggtcccggctccggcggcggcTGGCTCCtcggctccccgctgccccgcggccgcctcctgcctctgcctaGCCCCGTGGATGCTCTCCTGGTAtaacaagggtttttttccgGAGTAATCATTTCAGATCGCGGTTTGCCATCATTTCCTGCGAGctaggaggggaggggggagggggaggaggggaagggaacggggaagggaaaaaaaaaaaaagcaacccgACAACCCATCGGAGGCGCCAGATTCTGCGCGAAAACGATAATAAcgaaataaaaatgtcatgcGAGTTAAACGCCGGACAGGAGCGGGGGAATCCTGCGATTGGAGGAGCGCCGCGGCAAATGGGATTTCCGCAGGGGAAGCGCCGGgcgcggagcgcggcggggccgggcgctgccggtGCCTGGGCGTGCGCGTCGGTGCGCGTCGGTGCGTGTCGGTGCGCGGCCGTGCGTGTCCGTGCGGTGCGGGTGCGCGTGTGCGTgcgccgccccggggctgccacTCGCGAGCTCCCTATTTAGGTCAATTAGGGAGCAAATCCCGGCGCGGGGGGGAgcggcagcgcggccccgccACACGGGCCGCAGCCGGGGGGGCTtggccgccccgcgccccggccctcCCATTGGCTGCAGCGGGCTcagcgggcagcccagccagcCAATCCGCGCCGCGGGCATCGCAGTTATATTAATATCATTAATAATAATcaacacccccccacacacacacacacacacacacaccccccccgccgaGAGCTTTCATGTctgcggcggcggcgatggACGGAGGAGATGCGCCCTCCGCCGCCCGGAGAGCCCGCAccggcgggggcccggcggaGCGGTGAGGTCTTTCCCCGCCCGGAGCCCCCGGGCTGGGGCAGTTgaaccgggggggggggcggcggagggACACCGGCCCCCGTGAGCAGGCGGTGTCCGCGGCCGCGGGGCTGTCCCGCCGGTGGGGGGGAGGGTGCCCCGCACGGGAGGGCGGGGGACCCTCGTTACAGGGCCTCCCGAGGCCCGCTTGGCGAcatttcaccttttcctttatatacacatatatatgcatatacatatatatgcatatttttaatatacatatatgcatattaTGCCTGTACAGCTTATTTAGAAAGGCAGCCAGCCCCCTGACCGACGCCCCCGtctcccgccgccccgggcgggGAGGCACGGCGATGCGCTGCCCgctccagcacccagcccacGGCTCCCGGCCTTACCCCTCCGCAGCCCGActtctttattattattcctaTCATAATTCCACTTCATGGAAAGCCGTAAAGCCGCCCTCCGCCTGACCCCTTTTCCCGAGCCTTCTGCATCCGCCCGCCTcgggacagggacccccagcaaCCCCCCAAAACTCGCCCGCGCTGCAAGGCGCCGGGGCAGGAGCGTtatcctcctcctttttcctcgGGACCATGCGAGCCAGGTTTGCAGAGGGACGGGTGGATCCAGAGCGCACCTCGGAGGCCCGTGGAGGTTTGGGTGAGTACACAGATGCCCTTGAGACGTTCACCTGCAGGTCagctctctcctcctgccctgctctgcctcctctgTCGGGATATCCCTGCTTGTCCCCCTTTACGGTTCCCCTGGATAAGCACCCCTTTCCCAAGCCCCGCCTCCCCCTCCCGCTTTTGAACGGGGGCACAGGGGTGGCGGTGGGGATCTCTGAGGTCttatttggggtggggggggggggaagtccaCTTCCAAAGACTCCAGGAAAAATGCAACCGACCAGAGCTCGGAAATGGACTCTGGAAAAGCAGGAATATAAAGGGACACGTTCGGCTTTCTGTCCTACCTGGGCAGAGCCCGAGAGCAGTCTGGTGAACCGTAAACCGGGCGCAAGTGAATTCGTCACTTGTTGCACGGGAGTGATGTTAACGAACATTGCTATTATGCTCTGCACATCTTGGTGTGTGTTGCTGATAGGAAATATGAGTTTGACCCACATGCCTTAAGCATCGATAAACCGTCAGCTGTTTGACTGGCAGAGTCAGAAAATATACGTGTGCTTTCCGGAATAAAGAGAAACACGTGGACTCGGATTACTTCTATACATTTCATACGCAACGTGCGAACGATATGCATGTATCCCGTACCTATATTTTATAAAGTGTCCTACCGTGTGGTCATGCAACTTAGGTAGTATTATTTGCTTTCCGCTTAGAAATAGTATAATAAAATCACTAAGACTAaatttgcctttgcttttttttctttatcataaCTGGTGTGCAATAATGCTGaactgtgtgcttttttttctttatcataaCTGGTGTGCAATAATGCTGAACTGTGCTTATGAAAAGCCATGTATACTCAGACATACTCCTGAACCACAAAATCAGGATGAGTATAATTCTTCAGCTGCAAATACAACACTTGTACATACACGTCCGTGTGTACGgggtatttttttaagcttgtaGTTATGTTTACGTACCTTTTACATTGCTATAGTGACATGACTACTAACGCTTTGTGCTTCACGCTCTTTGTGCTTATTacgatgaggaggaggagaagggcgTGCGTTTACGGGatgtctccctgcagccacccagccGGGCTCCGTGTAGGGAGCCGAAAAAGCAGTCGGTGAGGGTATTTTCGTAATTTAATGTCAGAAAGACATCCTGGGCCCCTGCCCTAACTCCTGTCGGCGTCACTTGCCCGGGGGTaacgcggggcggggggtctCTCCTGCCAAGGCCATTGCCGCCACCCCGGGCGAACCCCCCCGTCGGGCAAGGGCCGTGCGGCGGGGCTCAGGGTGGCGGCGAGGCCGGACCTCTCCTTCCCCCGCCGCCTTCTCTCCCACAGCCATCTCTTTATTTTTTGCGGGCAGCTGCGGGGCGAGGCTTTCCCCGGGCAGCAGGCTCCCGCCTGCCTCCGGCAGCCCGGAGTGGTTTCCCCGTGCTTGGCTTGGAGACCAGATTTCGACTACAGGTGGCGGTCCCTTTATTTTTGCCACCTCTGGCTCTGTTTCTCTCCCGGGTACCTGCTTTTCTCCGAGGTTTTGGAGACCTCCCGGTCGGGGGCAGCTCCGGGAGGAGCCCCCACCGTCACCATCTCCGACGGCTCCCGAGCCTTTGGCAGGGTTTGCCCGGGGTGGGTGCACAGCACGACCGGCTGCCACgcagggggcagggaggagtgGGGATTTGGGGCCGAGCTCCGGAGGGAATCAGCAGACGGAGGGCTACTTCTGGGGCCGAAAACGTGCGTGTGAGTGTGGCGAGTGCCTCCAGCGAGCCACGGTGATGCCGGgccggccgctcccgccgctgccctGACGCCTCCCGCACGGACTGGAGCGGGCCTGCCCGCAATGTGAATGCAATTACCCTGCTGGTGTTTGATGTCTCCCCTTGCTCTCCCCCCACCAGCACTGCCTCGATGCGTCGTAAAATAGAAATGCAATGAAAGACAGGCTTTAGCGCTCGTTACCTAacctctgctcctctctgcttttaAGGGCCCGCGGTCCGTTTGGAGCCCGGATCTTTGCGGGAGGCGTTTAACCTCCAGCGCTGCGGGCAGAGCTGGCTTTCTGGGAAGGGGAATCGTCTCTCCCTCCTGCGTGCTGAACAGATCGCTCAGTTCCTCTCACCCTCCTAACAGATCAGACGGCAGCGCTGCGGGTAAGGAAATTCTCGGCCAACATCTGCCTCTGGTTGATATATTGAGAGAGAGCGAGAGATGTATATacctataaataaaaatagtttttcagcCAGGTTCGGtttagatataaaaataaaacaaataaagacCATATTCACATCTTCAGTAAGCTGTCGGGAGCCACTAAAACGCAAAAGCGGATACAATGATGTAAAAACAGCGTTTTTCGGGTCCAACGCTCCTTTAGAGGagcagaggtggtggtgggatgGTTTGGAtacctacttaaaaaaaaaaaaaaaaagatcaaccAGGAGATGGTTGCTCGGCCTCTAAACTCTGTGtaatttcttcctctccctcctcctcccggcggggagcgctggggaAGGGGGCCCGCTCGGCTCCCGGGAGAGCCGCCCAAACCTCTCCCGCCGCGGCACCCCCCGTCCCTGCGCGGGGCTCGCCCGGGCCCTGCTCCCGCTCCGCCGCCCTCAACCAGTGCCCGATGCGGAGCAGGACCCGGGGGAGGGGGGTCGCGTCCCGCTGGGCCTTGCTGGGACAAGCGGAGGGGGCGTTTGAGAGGGGGGGTCCCGGCCAGgatccctcctccccccccggGTGAGGGTCCTGTGCGCATCTCACGGGGGTAGCCCATTTTGGGAGGCCTTTCCAGCAGGGAACCCGCAAAGGACAAGGACACACGGCAGTGGGAAtcccttttttcctgcaggtaGAAAACCCTAAATCCCTTCAAACGTGGGTTAAATAGCACTTAAGTGCAGCAACGCTTTGTGGAACTcctttctgaattttcagtaaATTTTAAGGGGTCCCCGAAGACGGGGAAACAGAGAAACTGGTAattatggtttggggttttttttccagcaaattaTCTCTATAAACCCAACCCTACTGAATTTTTCATCACCAGCTATACTGGCAGAGaacttttctcctttcaagGGCGCTCCGCAACGTGTGCTGATTCCCatgaatgtatttattattcACAGATAGTCACTAAGTGCTTTGGGTGGAAACTGCCAGCCTGTAGCGTGTCCTGACGGTCCATGATGCCTATTTACTGCTTGTTATAGATGTCATACAATTAGGTGCATGAATCGCGTCCTTTAAGTGCTGTTTCCTTGCTAAGTGAGGGGTATTTTAACCCATGATAAATTATCAAACTGGGGAATATCCCTGGGTACGTGAATATATTAACGAAGAAAACACTTTGAGAGTGACTTTGGGGAACATCTATTCCCACGAGTTAAAATTCCAGAGCCTTTTCAGCAATATTTATTAATTGTCTGACtggagatggggagagagggagaaaatggATCATCAGCAAATGACGTGATATCTTAGGAAAAGGTATTCCCTACTGAAAAGAGCTAACAATTATAATACAGTCCTGTTTCAAAGTGACTTTTCCAGAAAGGTCCTTGGTCTTGATTTCTTTACACAATTTTAACATGATGGTTTTTTGTATGTACAGCGAGAGAATGCATGGTTTTATTGGTACTGGTTAGGGTCAGCCACAGGAGAATTATGGAGGTCATGTGAAATAGGTGCCAATAaagcttttattattgttatacAGACAAAAGAGCATTATGGAAAGAGATCCTTACCAGACCTAACCATGGCTATTTTGTTCTGTTAACAATCAAGTTGGAAAATACAGagacacagtaaaaa
Encoded proteins:
- the LOC142593448 gene encoding homeobox protein HMX1-like, translated to MPDEATENAGSTSARVSSFFIEDLLGSEGTAGGGARRAAAGGGGRGGPRCGPRSPLRLGAPGCPLRDAAVGWYRRAHAAFLGCASPDTSDRDSPEPPEEPAERAGGGRAAERGPAGGRPGPGGREEEEERGEEPGEPEQRAAGRKKKTRTVFSRSQVFQLESTFDVKRYLSSSERAGLAASLHLTETQVKIWFQNRRNKWKRQLAADLEAANLSHAAQRIVRVPILYHENSPASALGFTLPHMSPPLVGFSSGVSYPLGTFPAASLPFLRSQMTGLV